The nucleotide sequence CCATAAGCATTTATTAAGGATTCCCCAATCGGTAAATCTCATTCGACTCGGTCATTCCTTTGGCAGTCTAGAATGATCAATTCCAGAGCTGGAAGAAGACCTTGAGTAAATACTCCTATATCCCACACCTTGAGTAAATACTCCTATATCCCACACCTTGAGTCTCGCTCGAGCATATACGAACCTTGGATTGACTATCCCATAACTGAACTCGTAAACTCACTCCGATCCTAGCTAATCTAAGTGCTAAGAGCTTTGATTTCCCTCCGTTCCTTTGCTTGCCCTACTGTTTAGTCCGGGAGCACATCCTTAACGAAACTCCTTTCCAGCAGCTGCTGCAGAAGAAGATTGGTTTCCCTGTCTCAGTCTTGGTCCAACAGATTAGTACTCCggcaaagagaaagaaagaaagacgaCAATCAAAAGGATTAAGAAGCCAGCAAGAAAGGTAGGCAAGGAAGGATTATAACAGCTTAATGGCGCTGCTAAGAGCGAGGAAATATTAGCCTATTAAAAGCAAAGAGCACTTGATCTTATCTTTCAACAAAACAAACCGTTTGGGAGACGTCGAGGCCAATAACAATCAAAGGGGAATTAGGATGGTATATCATCTTTTCGTAGCCCCTGAGCCAAGTAGTTGATGCCCTAAGATAGCTAGAGAATTAGGAGCAGGCGAAGCTATCAGCTTAGGCAATATTTGGATGCGGTTGTAGTGAGCAACgagaacaaaaggtgaaataaagAGCTTTTCGCACTAAGGGATGGATGATGCGGCGGTACTTGCACTTTATATGCTACCTCGCGTATTGATGAAGCATTGAGTATTGAGGGATCCTCGGGGCAATGAAATGCAGAAACCCTATTATTTCCTCCAATGTGAGTTAGGGGGGAGGGATAGCATAATGAAAATATGTATAGCCTCGGATACGCTTGCCTCAGGTGTGCCCCGATACTTTTGGAATGAATAAGAAGCTGTGTAACAAAGAACGAATGGAACGGCCCGAGACTTTTGGAATGAATAAGAAGCTGTGTAACAAAGAACGAATGGAACTCCACTAGAGGCTATATAGTTAAGGCATACTAGACCAAACTAAAGGGCTGTTATCAAAACGATTTCTTGGCGGTGAAAACATCTACGAAGACAAAGAAGGAAGAGCTGCAGTAAGAGTTTAAGTGACAGTTAAGTATACGAGTCAAGTTGCGATAAGTGATTCAGTGTCCAAGTCAGGGGTTAGCGGTTAAACATCATCATTATTGTTCCCCACTATGTAtgatagaaaaagagaaaaaaggagatAGGTTGCTTTAAGATACAAAAAGGGATAGGTTGCTTTAACATAACCAAGGAGATAGGTCGCGAGTGGTGTTTGCGAGAATAGAGAAATCCATTTGCTGTGTGTTGACCTAGGGGTATTATACCTCAGTGAAAGTGAAATAAGTAAGCCAAGCAATTAGAATCAATTAAGAAAGCAACATTCCTCTTTGATATAGGCGATGCAAGTTAGATGAAACAAGCTACGGATGAGTCAAGTAGTTGAATTACAGAAGCAAAAAGAACGACACTCGAGCTTCATTCCATCTCTCCTATAACCTGTAGATTTCAAGTATACACACAACAATAGAAAAGCCCAAACCCTGACTTTTGTTTCAGTCGAGCTCTATTATACGGACAGATAACTATATTAGTAATGAGCAAGCAagtgttttcttctttctttttcagtAGGAGGCTGCTTTGGTTGTTAGAAACTTTCAATTGAACGGGAGCAGGAATGTACCCAGTCTTTGCCCTATAGAACCAAGACTTTCAATCcgagtgagtgagtgagtgagagGCTAGGCTCGTGAAATCTTAGACCTTTGCCTTCTGTTTCACCCGGAAAACTCCGTAAGCCGATGAATACAGGTGAAATCGGGACTCGAAGTGCGTCTTTAGAAGATGAAACTAATACTCTGTTAGCGCCTCACTGACCCGTTAGCGCATAAATCCATTTTACTGACACTGATGGAACTGCCAACAACTCTTGACACACTGAGTCTTGCTCCTGTTAGCGCCGAGTCAAAGAACTTCCTTTCGCCTAAAACTTGACTTACAGCTTACTCCCTTCTTTTGCTTCACCCTTAGCCTGCCTTACCTGAACCTTAATGTTTGGACCACTCTTAAAGCTACCTATCCTTTTCTTTGGTTACTTACTTCTATGTGTGTGTTAGTCTGAGTTTGCATTCCACAAGCCTAAGTGCGTTAGCCAGCTCCCTAGAGTCAGCAGTAAGGCAGTGTTCCAGAAGCGAGGGAAATCATTCTTTACAGGAATTTCGGTGAACAAGCAAATCAACAGGAGCAGGTGCAAGCAGAAAGGCAAGTGTAGTTATTGTTTCATCCCGAGATCTGTCTTTGCCGTCTTTGTTCGTGACGAGCGGTTCAGAAAGGAGAGTTTGCCGGGGATACAAGGATGCTAACGCTTAAGGGGTGAGTTCGCTTATTGGAGTTTAGAGTCAAGAGTTTGCAGTAAGGTGACAGCGGAGTCAGCAGTCCAGTTAATCTCTTATAGATATGTTGTAGTCAATTTACAGATTCAACAGCTCCTTAACCACTTTATAAACAGATgaaactctttctttctttctgataAGGTAAATAATGAAACTTCAAGCTGCTGTTTCTTATCGAGCGCATCTTCTTGTCAAACATGAATTTCTTACTGATGTGTGCTAATAGGAATTGCATCATTTCATCTCTCTCACCCGCCTATTAAGTAGGAATGTCATATCAAGCTGCTCATGTTAGCACACTTATTCGTCTTGCCCGACCTCGACTTGAAGTGAAGCTAAACTGCTAGTGCAACTAAACAGTCAGAATGAAAAAGAGAGTAAGGAACTCGTATTATGTATTATGTGTTGTTATACACAAGTCCTTTTTCGGAGAGCACCTACTACCACCTGTAAATAAAGAATTCAATCCAATAATTAATAAGAGCCAAGCTACTCCCTTTGTCGGCTTAACCGAGTAGTTAATGGCTTAGCGTAGTTAATGGCTTAACCGAGTTGTGGTTTCAATCCGGGTTGGTGCTTGCTTGATGTTAAGGGTCGTGGTTAGGATGCAGGCGAAAGACATCGTGTGTCAGCATCAGTTCAATCTCATTCTGTACTAACGGGGGAGTTGCCACATTCCATTCTTAACATGGAGGAGAGTTCGTCAAAATCCAATCAAGTTGTGTCTTTACTTTGATCTATGCCAGGTGCTCGATAACAAGCTTTAGAATAATAAGACAATAAGGATTTCCCGAGTTGGGGCAAGAAGATAGTCTCCTATATCAATAGAAGATCCAGAATGAGACAAGCAACGACAAGTACTGTTTTTCCAGTTATAACCGCAAACTTGTTATAGTATACCGAACCCATCTCTACCAATGAATAAGCACCCGACACAATAACCTCTCTTGTAGACAATGAGCCAATAACGGGAACTCGTATGGAATTGGAAGACCCGATTGCAGCACTTGCAGCTGACGACAACACCTCTGATTCCGGGCCTTATCCTTCTTCCTCACCTGTTCTTGCTCTATCTTCTGCTTTGACTCCTAATTATGCGGGAACTGTCACTTTAAGTGCATATTGATTATTGGCATCCTCAGCCTATGCGTATGGTACTGCTGCTTTAAGAGCTCATATCTGCACCCACCCGGGCAAGAACTAGACTTGATTTCCTCACTCACACTGAACAAGCACCAACCTTgacttctttctcttctcttatgCCCGGAACTAAAACGAAATAAGCTAATGCGCCATTATCGGTAAAGGAAGCCAAATAGGTTGCTGACGCCAATGACTTAAGGGCACCAAAATGAGGAAGTTCATCATGTTATTTAAGATTACCTAAGTATATACAATACACCCTTACCAGTTTGCACAACAGGACTTGCTTTAGGAGTTCATTAAGCTCACACCCCAAAATACAAGTAATCAGTACACCGCAGCACACTTATTGATTGAGTTGGGCTTCTTTCTCGGTGTTAGATTGATTAAGGCTTATTTCTCGGTGTTAGCAGTCCTTCTATCTATGATTAGAATGTGCCTCAATTGGAACTTGAAGCTTCTTGATACTCTGGATTCACTTATCTACCCCCCTTTCTAGCTTTGCCCCTTACATCCACTCTACTTTCCGTTCCGAACTCCCCTTTTATTCCCGTTCCCGCTTCATCACCGGATCAAGCTTCTGCTTCATCTGTTGCTTTCATCATGGAATCTATCGTTACTACTCTGGAAGATGGGTAAGGAAACTCGTATACAACTAGCATCGTTGCTGGTTCTATACCGCTTGTTTGCTTTAGTTCACTTGTAGAACTCGGCTAAGGAAAAAAGAATGGAGTAATTATAAGCTTGGAAATATTATAGAGGCCTCTCCTTTCAGTACTTATGGATTCAAAGCCCTTCTTTCAAACAACACTACTTAGCTTAGCGCTTCAACAGTCATCCATTCTTTCTTACCCGACCCGGAGTCTGTCCTTAACAACACCAGTTTTCCTTGGGTTCCCACCTATCCTAGGGGAATGGTTCTTTTCACCTTGAAACTCGACCTTGTCTCTTTGAACTCTGGCTTGGCTCCAATACTAGGCACAACTCCGTACTTATTGTCTCTTTGCTTTGGGTGCGATGCGAAGTCTAGGTTAAGCAGTGTTGGTTACGAGTATGAATCAGAGTGAAATCATGGAAGTCGACTCTTATTGCCAGGAAAACGACTGCCGGGATGAAACTCTCCAGATATATAAGTTGCACAGGACTCAGAGTTGACCTCGCTCTCGCTAACCTTAAGAATTTGACTCTTCGATCCCTATATTGAGTGCCATAATACAGAGATATGCTGTAAGGAAGTTTCAAGGTAGTGGTCAACTTATTTGGAATAAAGGATTGGTGGCAGCAGTTATTCTTTTGAAAAGCCCAGTTCTCTTTGTCTTCGAGCTAGAATACTGAAATCTACTTATCTGTCATATACCTCCCCACCAATAGATGGAGACAAATGGGAATAACCGAACCACGTCTACAAAATGCCAGTACCATGCTGCTGCTTCAAAGCCAACGTGATGCTCCTTAGTAAGATGACCAAGATATTGGCGAATACCACATATGATTAAGAAAATAGTACCTATAATAACATGAAAACCATGAAAGCCAGTTGCTAAGAAAAAGGTAGAACCATAAATACTATCAGAGATATTGGAGGGTGCTTGGTAATATTCCATTCCTTGAAAGCCTGTGGATACTAGAGCCAGTGAAACGGTAGCTACTAAAGCTAACACAGCTCGTTTTTCCTTCTTAGCGAGTATAGCATGATGAGCCCAAGTTACGGCAGCTCCGGATGAAGGGAGAATAGGGGTATTAAGAAAAGGTATTTCCCAAGGATCTAAAACCCCAATACCTTTAGGGGGCCAAATACCTCCGATCTCTACCGTGGGTGCCAAAGAAGAATGAGAAGAAGCCCAAAAAAAAGCAAAAAGGAACATAACCTCCGAGACTATAAACAGAATAGAACCATATCGAGGTCCTAATTGTACTGCTTTTGTATGATGTCCTTCTAAAGTGGATTCACGTAGAACATCGCGCCACCATACTAACATTGTATATAGTATAAAGATTAGGCCCAAACTGAGAAGTGTTGCTCCCCCTTGAAATGAGTGCATGTACATCACACCTCCTACGGTTGTTGCCAAAGCTCCGAGTGAACCCGAAATAGGCCATGGACTTGGATCTACCAAATGATAAGAATGCCTTTGAGATTCAATCATAAACCACTTTGCCCCGGTTGTATGTAAACCACCCTTCAAACCCCCACCCCCTAAAGTTGTAAAGAATGGGAATTTTCCTTCTATCTGACAGGCCAAACTCATAGGAAGGGATATGGTTCTTTCATGGAATTTATAGAAATGTTAGACTCTAACAAAGAAGGAAATCTCTATTACTCTTGATAAGAGTGGATTTGACCCACGAATTAAGTAGGAAAAGAAATAGATCTGAATTGatcattggtttgcatttcctcaCTGACGCATTGGCATCAGCTTCCTCTTACAATATTCCCTCTGAAATTCCTTGGCACGGAAGAAATGGTACTTTGCGCCTTATTTCAAAAGAGagatcaaagaaagaaaagaggataGGCCAGCCAGAGCTTTTGGATGTCCATTGTTTCCTTGCACGTGCCTTCCACTATGTCACAGATAAGAGAGTCCTCGTTAAGCTTAAAGGAAAGAAAAGCACCTTTTTCCCACGTAACGGTTAGGAGGTAATAAGATGGGCTTTGAATAGACAAGATTGTCTTAGAATAGACCATTATGCTTATTTGGGGTTAGATGGTCCTCGTCTGATGACGGCCAGATAACGGTTAGAGCGTTAAGCGCAGTATCTCTCGATAAGGGAGTTGTGTCCTCCATTGTTGACTTCCTCGCCAGACCCTTTGCTGGCTACAATCCTAATACTACCACACCAGCTTCTTTTTATCGAAGAAGTGAAAGAAAGTATCTATAAAGATGGattgattatgatcttgattatCTTTGTCTTGCTTGTAACCTGAAAGACTCAACGTGATGAGGAGATTCTAAGGGTTGTTGACCCGGGTTATCTTCCTCGCTCGCCTATGGCTTGCTAACTGCCTTCTTGATTCTGTGCTTCTAAACTTCCGGTTTCGTAACCTCCagatagaaagaaagagaaagaacctATACATAGGTATAGATTGAAAACTCTAAGAATGGATTTGAGGAAATTGTTGCTATGATTCGCCTGTGAATAGTGCAATTCCTTGTAGTGATAGGTAATCCTACGTCGACTCCTGAGGTAAGACAGCCGGCTGATCGACAACGGGTACTATAACACTTTTGGATTTCCCGATCGACAACAGTACTATACATGGATTTCCCGAACTCATTTATTTAGATCTTTCTGGTCAGGTCGAGACACCGCTTCTGAATCTATTGATTCCCTATATGTAGCTGTTGCGCCATAGTTGATCCCAGTTGCCTTGTCTTTGACCCCCGACGCCCCTCTTGTTGCCCTCTTACAACGCTTACGGAAGTGAAGTAAGCTTTCCTGTCTCCCGTCTAAGGCAAGGCCGTACTCAATCATTTGACTCGCACCTTCTGAATTTGCTTTAAGCGCATAAAGGGCTAAGGCACTATTTGGGCATTCTGAATTTGTTAGCAAGTAAGACAAGACCCTCTTGGAATAGGCTTCCACCGTAAAAGCCTAGGTAGCTAGTCTAAGAAAGAGAAAGAGGTCATCAAAGACGGAGTGTGTTAGGTAAGGGTAGGTTTCATCAAAAGAAGCAGGAGCTCGAAAGACGAAGTACGCTCGCTCATTCATCCCGTTATGGAAAGCAAGTAGATTTGATTAACCAGCTGCTACAGTACGTAGTCTTTCATTCCGTTTTTGTATCAATAAAGCGTTGGTTGTTTTCTATTGAACGATGGATCTGTTATGCCGGTGTCAAGTAAACATCATTCTGCTTTTATTACTGTGCCGTGCCGGTGTTATGTCAATTGTTTCCTCTTATCTTACCTTCGTAGCATGGGTGAATGATCCCCGTTCCGTTGTCCGCTGTTTCTCCCTTGGGTATGTAGATAGAATAATTATACTATGAGAATTGAATAATAGTTTCCAAAGCAAAGTAATAGAATAATTGTAATATAATGAATTGTTATATAATAATGGGTTCCGAAGCTAAGTAATTGCATCATTGGTTTCAAAGCAAAGTAATAGGATCGGTGTGTCCAAAGCGTTGTAAGAGAATAACGGGTTCCAAAGCCCAGTAATAGTAATatagaatgatggtaattgtaataTAATAATGAATAGCAGAATTGGTTTAAAGGTCAGAAAAGCACTGGCACTGAGGAAACTATAAGACGAAGCCCTTACTTCTTTATTCCCTGCTCAATTCTGGATTATTGTATTATTACTCATAGTTACTTGTATTGATTCTTATAGTGAGTAGCCGAACTGAACTCTTCATGACACTTACCGCTACTATGCGTTCTATCTATTAGTCTAATAGCTCTGGTTCAAAAGATGTAATCCAACTGCTATGGTTCAAAAGATGTAATAAGTCATTTCAGAATGCAAATCCATAAGGATGAGAGCTACTACTAGAGCACAGAAGGAACGAACATAGGATCTAACAAAAAGCACTGGTATTTCTtttagtccatgagcttgcccggCCTCGTCTATAAGCTTGCCCAACCCTCCCTCTTTATCCGCGTATACACAAATACATAATAAAAGATCCAAATACATAATACAGTGTGCCAATCTTGAACTATAATACCGATGGCTAGGGTAGAGATAGAGAATTCAATTCGAaataaggtgctaagagccttgtTAGAAACTAtatcttaatagaaactatatcTTCATATAGGGCGCACGGGACTCGCACATAGGCATTGAAGGCATAAGTCTAAAGAAGTATGTTTGGGGCACTAAGTCGGAATTGATCTCTAGTGCTTTTCTCGGGATGAAACAAGTGCTTATATGAATCTACTGTCCTAATTCTGCCAATCCATACTTGGATTTTGTAGTTACTTATAGATAGACTTTCTTACATTACTATGAGGTTAACTACCCGGGGAGTCAAGTCTGATTCCGTTACTAATAAGAATAGAGCTATCGGCAAACAGCCTCTCACTACTAACTTCAAACCAGCCACGCCTAACTCTTATTCTGACTTTCCTTACTTC is from Musa acuminata AAA Group cultivar baxijiao chromosome BXJ3-8, Cavendish_Baxijiao_AAA, whole genome shotgun sequence and encodes:
- the LOC135646000 gene encoding cytochrome c oxidase subunit 3, with the translated sequence MSLACQIEGKFPFFTTLGGGGLKGGLHTTGAKWFMIESQRHSYHLVDPSPWPISGSLGALATTVGGVMYMHSFQGGATLLSLGLIFILYTMLVWWRDVLRESTLEGHHTKAVQLGPRYGSILFIVSEVMFLFAFFWASSHSSLAPTVEIGGIWPPKGIGVLDPWEIPFLNTPILPSSGAAVTWAHHAILAKKEKRAVLALVATVSLALVSTGFQGMEYYQAPSNISDSIYGSTFFLATGFHGFHVIIGTIFLIICGIRQYLGHLTKEHHVGFEAAAWYWHFVDVVRLFPFVSIYWWGGI